The following are from one region of the Takifugu rubripes chromosome 16, fTakRub1.2, whole genome shotgun sequence genome:
- the trmt6 gene encoding tRNA (adenine(58)-N(1))-methyltransferase non-catalytic subunit TRM6: MADNGDDDSHCRIKEGDYVVLKRGDIFKAAQIQLKKKVIFEKQWIYLDNAVGHFYRTTFEIGSGGTLLLKTPKEMESSTAAKEAGADNRNIVDDGKSQKLTRDDIEMLKEQGLKGQEIIQQLIDNSSTFKDKTEYAQDKYIKKKKKKYENTVTILKPSCRILAMMYHGREPGKICHLRHDTLAQMLTLANIHAGSKVLVFETCSGLVLGAVMERMGGFGSVIQMYPGGEPLRPGVDYFGFPSHFRDMLHEFPICHVNALLTGTLNTKTKDPSIDSEKSVLTAKDVQQDKADVKQQGSPEEQSREASSVANTSDDQEKEDREKRKEAKAQERKAKLEEKRKKMAAAAALLDGRNADGLVIAGRFHPCPVLLGLLKFLAPSRPFVVYSQHKEPLIECYTKLKEVGGTVSLRLTDTWLRHYQVMPNRTHPLLLMSGGGGYLLSGTTVAVDHSKPAGSLRAEEPAPKRLKLTNTEG, translated from the exons ATGGCTGACAATGGAGACGATGATTCGCATTGTAGAATTAAAGAAGGGGACTACGTAGTGCTAAAACGAGGAGATATATTTAAAGCTGCGCAAATTCAGCTAAAAAA AAAGGTGATTTTTGAGAAGCAGTGGATCTACCTGGATAATGCAGTGGGACACTTTTACAGGACTACATTTGAGATTGGATCTGGAGGGACCCTGCTTCTGAAGACGCCCAAAGAAATGGAGAGTTCCACCG CGGCAAAGGAGGCTGGTGCAGACAACAGAAACATCGTAGATGATGGCAAGTCCCAGAAACTGACCAGGGACGATATTGAGATGCTAAAAGAGCAAGGTCTGAAGGGTCAG GAAATCATACAGCAGCTGATCGATAACAGCTCCACATTCAAAGATAAGACGGAATATGCCCAGGACAAATAcatcaagaagaaaaagaagaa ATATGAAAACACTGTGACGATACTTAAACCATCCTGTCGTATCCTGGCGATGATGTACCACGGCAGAGAACCTGGGAAGATTTG ccaTTTACGGCATGACACACTCGCTCAGATGTTGACGCTGGCAAACATCCACGCTGGCAGTAAGGTTTTGGTGTTTGAGACTTGCTCTGGCCTTGTCCTCGGAGCTGTTATGGAGAGAATGGGGG GCTTTGGTTCAGTAATCCAAATGTACCCAGGAGGTGAGCCTCTTCGCCCGGGTGTCGACTATTTTGGCTTCCCTTCACATTTTCGTGATATGCTGCATGAATTCCCCATCTGTCACGTTAATGCTCTTCTGACAGGGACTCTGAACACTAAAACTAAAGACCCCAGCATAG ATTCAGAGAAGTCTGTTTTAACTGCGAAGGACGTTCAGCAAGACAAAGCTGATGTCAAACAGCAAGGCAGCCCAGAAGAACAGAGCAGGGAGGCGAGCAGTGTTGCTAATACAAGCGATGACCAAGagaaggaggacagagagaaacGCAAAGAAGCCAAA GCTCAGGAAAGAAAGgcgaagctggaggagaaacggaagaagatggctgctgctgctgccctgctggatGGGAGGAACGCGGATGG GTTGGTCATAGCCGGTCGCTTCCACCCGTGCCCTGTCCTGTTAGGCCTGCTCAAATTCCTCGCCCCCTCCAGGCCGTTTGTTGTCTACTCCCAGCACAAAGAG CCTCTCATCGAGTGCTACACAAAGCTCAAAGAGGTTGGCGGAACAGTGAGCCTGAGACTCACAGACACGTGGTTGAGACATTATCAG GTCATGCCTAACAGAACACATcccctgctgctgatgagcGGGGGTGGCGGCTACCTCCTGTCGGGAACGACCGTCGCAGTGGACCACTCCAAACCTGCGGGCTCCCTGCGGGCTGAAGAACCAGCACCGAAGAGACTGAAACTGACAAACACCGAAGGATAA
- the chgb gene encoding secretogranin-1 isoform X2 has protein sequence MRRFLVVVVVAALLTENLALPIGKEGQREDVVTRCLVDVLSKALSKPDSQLDPECKDILLAGVKHAPLDKKSARTVTHGEVVNGQPETPEANGADVKDIEALLKSVEGKRETPEDERSQESWSLGDDKGHENGEEEPRQKRSTSWRPKYSSRKNKRGEEEEDNERSQESWDLDEKRSEEEEEGEREKRKWRPGRYHQTRHRRDEELPEEPREENNEERSQESWDFDNGRDKRGWRPGRYHQRRHKRDEESDDERSQESWSLGDDKGHENGEEEPRQKRSTSWRPKYSSRKNKRGEEEEDNERSQESWDLDEKRSEEEEEGEREKRKWRPGRYHQTRHRRDESDDERSQEYWDFDNGRDKRKWRPGRYHQTRHKRDEELPEEPREENNEERSQESWDFDNGRDKRGWRPGRYHQRRHKRDEEFSDDSDYERSQEYWDFDTGYDKRNWRPGRYHQRRHRRDEEVTNEEPDNERSQESWSLDKRNGKDEYHHGNKYHSHGGGSLEEDAEQGGDSEEYEEQVQGRNEALRYLSEKRNPWIYRGYYHPAWFKREQDNATPNKEKELETLAAMDIELQKIAAKLHDNGT, from the exons ATGAGACGTTTCCTCGTCGTCGTGGTCGTCGCGGCTCTGCTGACAG AAAATCTAGCGCTTCCAATTGGAAAAGAAGGGCAGAGAGAAGATGTG GTAACCAGATGTTTGGTGGACGTCCTGTCCAAAGCTCTCTCTAAACCAGATTCTCAGCTTGATCCAGAATGCAAAGACATCCTCCTAGCAG GGGTTAAACATGCCCCATTGGACAAGAAGAGTGCGAGGACGGTGACACATGGAGAGGTGGTAAATGGTCAGCCTGAGACGCCCGAGGCTAATGGAGCAGATGTGAAAGACATTGAAGCTCTGCTGAAGTctgtggagggaaaaagagagacCCCAGAAGATGAGCGCAGCCAAGAATCCTGGAGTCTGGGTGATGACAAGGGTCATGAAAATGGAGAGGAAGAACCCCGGCAGAAACGAAGCACAAGCTGGAGACCCAAGTACTCCTCACGCAAGAACAAacgaggagaggaagaggaagacaacGAGCGCAGTCAGGAGAGCTGGGATTTGGATGAAAAGAgatctgaagaagaggaggaaggtgagagagagaagaggaaatggaggCCTGGCAGATACCACCAGACCAGACACAGGCGTGATGAAGAACTTCCAGAGGAACCCAGAGAAGAGAATAATGAGGAACGCAGCCAAGAGTCATGGGACTTTGATAATGGTAGAGACaagagaggatggaggcctGGCAGGTACCACCAGAGGAGACACAAACGTGATGAAGAGTCTGATGACGAGCGCAGCCAAGAATCCTGGAGTCTGGGTGATGACAAGGGTCATGAAAATGGAGAGGAAGAACCCCGGCAGAAACGAAGCACGAGCTGGAGACCCAAGTACTCCTCACGCAAGAACAAacgaggagaggaagaggaagacaacGAGCGCAGTCAGGAGAGCTGGGATTTGGATGAAAAGAgatctgaagaagaggaggaaggtgagagagagaagaggaagtggaggcctGGCAGATACCACCAGACCAGACACAGGCGTGATGAATCTGACGATGAACGCAGCCAGGAATATTGGGACTTTGATAATGGTAGAGACAAGAGGAAATGGAGACCTGGCAGGTACCACCAGACAAGGCACAAACGTGATGAAGAACTTCCAGAGGAACCCAGAGAAGAGAATAATGAGGAACGCAGCCAAGAGTCATGGGACTTTGATAATGGTAGAGACaagagaggatggaggcctGGCAGGTACCACCAGAGGAGACACAAACGTGATGaagagttttcagatgattctGACTATGAACGCAGCCAAGAATACTGGGACTTTGACACTGGCTATGACAAGAGAAACTGGAGGCCCGGCAGGTACCATCAGCGGAGACACAGACGTGATGAAGAAGTCACCAACGAAGAACCAGACAACGAACGCAGCCAAGAGTCGTGGAGCTTGGACAAGAGGAACGGAAAAGACGAGTACCATCACGGCAACAAATATCACAGTCACGGTGGAGGCTCATTGGAGGAAGATGCAGAGCAGGGAGGGGATTCAGAGGAGTATGAGGAGCAAGTGCAGGGAAGAAACGAAGCTCTAAG GTATCTGTCTGAGAAGCGTAATCCGTGGATTTACAGAGGCTACTACCACCCAGCCTGGTTCAAAAGGGAGCAAGACAATGCAACCCCCAACAAG gagAAAGAGCTGGAAACCCTCGCAGCGATGGACATTGAGTTGCAGAAAATTGCAGCCAAGTTGCATGATAACGGCACCTAA
- the fermt1 gene encoding fermitin family homolog 1 → MVTTPDYEEMSWELSVQIDQKSGDEAMKFKLRVKGDLHIGGLMLKLVEKIKAPQDWSDHALWWEQRKCWLLKTHWTLDKYGIQADADLRYTPQHKPLLVQLPNMKTILLTVSFSSVVFKTVADICRILNLRRSEELSLLKPPDDASNKKKKKDKNAREDIWDIDLFSGTSGAAAECLPNLPPAELAKIYQPLSLVDKANNFSGWLDSSRSLMEQDVQDEDKLLLRFKYHVFFDLNPKYDAVRITQLYEQARWNILLEEIDCTEEEMLMFASLQYHICKLTLSNEPLDHSKEPEIDEVEAALSNLEVTLEGGHTDKILEDITDIPELADTLRLFRPKRLTLRPYKEYWFVFKDTTISYFKNKEASYGEPIEQFHLRGCEVVPDVNVTDKKFGIKLLLPVADGMNEIYIRCNNETQYAKWKAACILASKGKTMAYSSYKSEVRNIQSFLQMKSLAPPPGQATPDLDTMEMNAECFVSPRYAKKHKTKQLTTRILEAHQNIANLSLMEAKMRFIQAWQSLPEFGIKYYIVRFKGSKKDEILGISYNRMFRIDMSTGLPVTTWRFANIKQWNVNWEIRQVAIEFDQNVSIAFCCLSCDCKVVHEFIGGYIFLSTRSKDQNETLDEELFHKLTGGQD, encoded by the exons ATGGTAACGACTCCAGACTATGAAGAAATGTCATGGGAGCTCTCCGTGCAGATCGATCAAAAATCTGGAGATGAAGCCATGAAATTTAAACTGAGGGTGAAAGGAGACTTGCACATCGGGGGCCTCATGCTCAAACTGGTGGAGAAGATCA AGGCTCCTCAGGACTGGTCAGATCACGCCCTGTGGTGGGAGCAAAGGAAATGCTGGCTGCTCAAGACTCACTGGACCTTGGACAAGTATGGGATTCAG GCTGATGCTGACCTGCGCTATACGCCCCAGCATAAACCTCTACTGGTGCAGCTCCCCAACATGAAAACCATTCTGCTGACCGTCAGCTTCTCCAGCGTGGTCTTCAAGACAGTTGCTGATATATGCCGAATACTGA ACCTCAGAAGATCTGAGGAACTGTCCCTGCTGAAGCCTCCAGACGATGCGTCgaacaagaaaaagaagaaagacaagaacgcGCGGGAAGATATCTGGGACATTGACTTGTTCAGCGGGACGTCAGGAGCCGCAG CTGAATGTCTACCAAACCTGCCCCCTGCGGAACTGGCCAAGATATACCAGCCGCTCTCACTCGTGGACAAAGCAAACAACTTTTCAGG GTGGTTGGACTCATCCCGTTCACTTATGGAGCAGGATGTCCAGGACGAGGACAAGCTTCTACTGCGCTTCAAGTACCATGTCTTCTTTGACCTCAATCCCAAA tATGATGCTGTCAGAATCACACAACTATATGAACAAGCCCGCTGGAACATCCTGCTGGAGGAGATAGACTGTACCGAGGAGGAGATGCTAATGTTTGCTTCATTACAG TATCACATCTGCAAACTGACCTTGTCAAACGAACCACTGGACCACTCCAAGGAACCGGAAATCGACGAAGTCGAGGCCGCCCTGTCCAATTTGGAGGTGACCCTCGAAGGCGGACACACAGACAAAATCTTG GAAGATATTACAGACATTCCAGAGCTGGCAGACACCCTTCGACTGTTTAG ACCTAAACGACTCACACTGCGGCCATACAAGGAGTACTGGTTTGTTTTCAAAGACACTACGATCTCCTACTTTAAGAACAAGGAGGCTTCTTATGGGGAACCAATAGAGCAGTTTCATCTACGAG GTTGTGAGGTGGTTCCTGACGTCAACGTAACAGACAAGAAATTTGGCATCAAACTCCTGCTTCCAGTTGCTGATGGCATGAATGAGATTTATATCCGTTGTAACAAT GAGACACAGTATGCCAAGTGGAAAGCTGCATGCATTTTGGCCTCTAAGGGCAAGACCATGGCCTACAGCTCCTACAAGTCTGAAGTCAGGAACATCCAGTCCTTCCTTCAGATGAAGAGCCTGGCGCCCCCTCCTGGTCAGGCAACTCCAGACCTGGATACCATGGAGATGAACGCCGAATGCTTCGTTTCACCACGCTACGCCAAGAAGCATAAAACCAAACAG CTAACCACACGTATCTTGGAAGCCCATCAGAACATTGCAAATCTGTCCCTAATGGAGGCCAAGATGCGTTTTATTCAGGCCTGGCAGTCACTCCCAGAGTTTGGTATCAAATATTATATTGTCAG ATTTAAAGGCAGTAAGAAAGATGAGATTCTTGGGATCTCGTACAACCGTATGTTTCGCATTGACATGTCCACCGGGCTGCCTGTTACCACATGGAGATTTGCCAACATAAAGCAGTGGAATGTGAACTGGGAGATAAGACAG GTGGCCATAGAGTTTGACCAGAATGTGTCAATAGCCTTCTGTTGTTTGAGCTGTGACTGCAAGGTGGTCCATGAATTCATCGGTGGTTACATCTTCCTCTCCACAAGATCTAAAGACCAAAATGAAACCCTTGATGAAGAACTGTTCCATAAACTTACTGGAGGCCAAGACTGA